The proteins below come from a single Pichia kudriavzevii chromosome 2, complete sequence genomic window:
- a CDS encoding uncharacterized protein (PKUD0B11350; similar to Saccharomyces cerevisiae YNL272C (SEC2); ancestral locus Anc_1.81), translated as MEEGGDNGIQSGIQSGVAGLRSTFAETKNTQSTGSDENTVEKLSLKLLEQTQLTNELQQEIANLNKKYSQQKQLLIQARKEKHEADLEVTRLSSEIEDISADLFEQANLQVREAKIDADETEKMNERLSNTIKEKNTTIEILQIELSNLKSLMSKMMDQKETLSPHLERQESATKINSSNETAEIPSHAKFCTNLLSSFNEKTIYSPMFNQIRFDLPAFETFKDSLIDIKSSKFDILSTKFYAKLIDELDETLRLDKAPSLQSIKLRWNRKTFLRELTEKAVTIEPLSAATESWKSQTLHSYVPASSSSEVSTPEAHDPENMPSLSRFGTSNTVVTSYDPSLFKNVSDHIGDKGHGVSPLAVTTPCGLCGEQRRDMNFSRLYHLRIEDSSLHKSDFALCINCANKYRVVVDLLKFVYSLNSNNMHLHSDIGDFLRWSWANIVNLKAKVWYAVNIGIWSEKELFGLVYGWQNDWLVSAPIQTNTPSKSSRYSITETCQTSSSASAVYSNDTKSNLDNTKRDSYLQSPKGKGWAGWTEVVQQTHTEKSVTVSPQLLGLGPRRSNVSLVSDKVEDAILKSQEQEVAVDAGFEDAVENVDSIIKKSDLTVPHDTLASDTKERLADSERNEAKVSPAV; from the coding sequence ATGGAAGAGGGAGGAGACAATGGTATTCAATCTGGAATCCAATCTGGAGTAGCTGGACTAAGGTCTACCTTTGCCGAAACGAAAAATACACAGTCCACCGGTAGTGATGAGAACACCGTTGAGAAACTTTCGTTGAAACTACTTGAGCAAACGCAACTTACGAATGAACTTCAGCAAGAGATAGCAAACttgaataaaaaatatagcCAACAGAAACAACTACTAATACaagcaagaaaagagaaacatgAGGCTGATCTAGAGGTGACCAGATTATCTTCcgaaattgaagatattagCGCAGATTTGTTTGAACAAGCTAACCTTCAGGTTAGGGAGGCTAAAATCGATGCTGAcgaaacagaaaaaatgaatgaaCGGCTCTCCAACActatcaaggaaaaaaacacgACTATTGAAATTTTGCAAATTGAGTTATCAAACTTGAAATCCCTAATGTCAAAAATGATGGATCAAAAGGAAACTCTATCACCGCATTTAGAACGACAAGAATCTGCTACAAAGATAAACAGTTCGAACGAAACAGCTGAGATTCCCAGCCATGCAAAGTTCTGCACTAATCTTCTTTCGTCCTTCAATGAGAAAACAATTTACTCACCAATGTTCAATCAAATCAGGTTTGATCTACCAGCATTTGAGACTTTTAAGGATTCACTCATTGATATAAAATCGAGCAAATTTGATATCCTATCAACTAAATTCTATGCCAAATTAATTGACGAACTCGATGAAACTCTCAGGTTGGATAAGGCGCCTTCATTACAAAGTATCAAATTGCGATGGAATAGAAAGACATTTTTGCGTGAATTGACAGAAAAGGCTGTCACGATTGAACCTTTGAGTGCAGCCACGGAATCTTGGAAATCGCAGACTTTGCACAGCTATGTTCCTGCAAGTTCGTCATCTGAAGTATCAACACCGGAAGCACATGACCCAGAGAACATGCCGTCATTATCTAGGTTTGGCACCTCAAATACAGTTGTTACCTCTTATGATCCatctttgttcaaaaatgtttctGATCATATAGGTGACAAGGGTCACGGAGTGTCACCGCTAGCAGTTACCACGCCGTGTGGCCTATGCGGCGAGCAACGAAGGGATATGAATTTCTCAAGATTGTACCACTTACGAATTGAAGATTCGTCATTACACAAATCCGATTTTGCACTATGCATAAATTGTGCTAATAAGTACCGGGTAGTTGTGGATCTCTTAAAATTTGTCTACTCTCTAAACTCGAACAATATGCATTTGCATTCTGACATAGGCGATTTCTTAAGGTGGTCTTGGGCTAACATTGTGAATCTGAAAGCAAAAGTTTGGTATGCCGTTAATATTGGTATCTGGAGTGAAAAGGAACTATTTGGTCTTGTTTACGGCTGGCAGAATGATTGGCTGGTTTCGGCTCCAATTCAAACGAACACACCCTCCAAATCTTCACGGTATAGCATTACTGAGACATGCCAGACATCAAGTTCAGCAAGTGCCGTGTATTCTAATGATACTAAATCCAATCTAGATAATACCAAAAGAGACTCGTATTTACAATCGCCGAAGGGTAAAGGGTGGGCCGGGTGGACTGAAGTGGTGCAGCAGACACATACGGAAAAGTCGGTGACGGTTAGCCCGCAGTTACTAGGGTTGGGGCCGAGACGATCTAACGTGAGTTTGGTATCTGACAAGGTCGAAGACGCCATTTTAAAGAGTCAGGAGCAAGAGGTTGCTGTAGATGCTGGATTTGAAGATGCTGTTGAAAATGTAGACTCCATTATCAAGAAATCGGATTTGACAGTTCCCCATGATACACTCGCTAGTGACACCAAGGAAAGATTAGCTGATTCAGAAAGAAATGAGGCGAAAGTATCTCCAGCAGTCTAA
- a CDS encoding uncharacterized protein (PKUD0B11360; Pfam Domains: Exo_endo_phos(4.1e-12)), with product MFYSSQSLLESVGSAKKESESVHSEKEENNNFVLASTIPDASPVKKEGSNPNTPVSKHEIKKDSGQKTKGQLQLDDSSKFAVGSDDESVNGIVMEVPSETPSSSPRSKTLDFMKLLNPSNLLSSYNLLLESFYEEHRHELVQPTKLVMRVITWNLNQMKPPSLKTLAGEDGREWASFFYAGDSTVNEGNPNGLADIYCINFQETISLRSFSKNTSAIEDWVTFLLSVLNAISIHHYQVVHKTGLLALTSIVLAKETLNEDKLHGFNGQIHDIKEDSLGLGYLRWANKGCISVQFTIGGINLGLTKGSKTHSHISKGDDLGYHFDELDGTASKIPGIEVQLLNVHLVHGEDQQQVQQRWDSWAKIERKIGLNDRTVKLAYDPITGELKTSARKRLETRLREKLKKDKSRNRNKEGSPNIETELKALSISDDSVRESHIPMHFAKIEEQKFQGVVTPIDILKITKLIEASKSVVVCGDTNYRLDLENNSSNQGAIHEYVSKGLWNKIYKDDQLRKEMLAKRVFVGFEELPVKFAPTFKILNNSYGKWAYQEVPQTSHQSSSDDVSNKRQRKPVPVEHLKMESPYYIPRYDGKRLPAYTDRIVYTNRPYFRNLDQSYSSIAIRGSDHLPVAASYVIDAPLVQQSKLNAIKGQFNNVWDSIINTLQFLGVTNKITIIHGITSRFANSELESMKGQVIETLPLKAGHIKFAAMAGETISIKIGIQNIVDESFELVIKEQSGREWFGTKIDIDCKEIKEGETTTQNDKSSNSVSTIGSHRMGEIILTFKQSSPGKLERTFIAEIPEYSLCPAYRKFFALSVDIKDIFGVSLDEITESEFSNIKNCFEFVFHNSTTGVLERMEAISSIDDFNDFEWILVREVTLWGFESEKYSNLNGTLSPKENLGTVTVMSFLYTWLKSQTGNLRANSSRSKMTFTYVIKLIKFFQLDAEQGYNLFGWLFADEYELADYLEQDSDIKVNL from the coding sequence ATGTTCTACTCATCCCAATCGTTACTTGAATCAGTTGGCTCTGCAAAGAAAGAGAGTGAATCCGTACATTcggagaaggaggaaaacaataattttgttcttgCGTCAACCATCCCAGATGCCAGTCCAGTAAAAAAGGAAGGAAGTAATCCCAATACCCCAGTATCCAAacatgaaatcaaaaaagaCTCAGGACAGAAGACTAAAGGACAGCTCCAACTGGATGACAGTTCAAAGTTTGCTGTTGGCTCAGATGATGAATCGGTTAACGGGATTGTTATGGAAGTACCGAGTGAAACGCCGTCATCGTCTCCGAGAAGTAAAACGTTGGACTTTATGAAGTTACTAAACCCCTCAAATTTGCTATCTTCATATAACCTTTTACTGGAATCATTTTATGAAGAACATAGGCATGAACTAGTTCAGCCAACAAAGCTTGTCATGAGAGTTATAACCTGGAATCTAAACCAAATGAAGCCTCCTAGTCTGAAAACACTAGCAGGAGAAGATGGTAGAGAATGGGCGTCTTTCTTTTATGCGGGGGATTCCACAGTTAACGAGGGCAACCCTAATGGTTTGGCAGACATTTATTGCATCAACTTTCAAGAAACCATCTCTCTGAGGTCATTTTCGAAAAACACTAGTGCAATAGAGGATTGGGTAACCTTTTTATTGTCAGTATTAAATGCAATTTCCATTCACCATTATCAAGTTGTTCATAAAACAGGTCTTTTAGCATTAACTTCCATAGTTTTGGCCAAAGAGACTCTGAATGAAGACAAGTTGCATGGATTTAACGGTCAAATACATGATATTAAGGAAGATTCTTTAGGATTGGGATATTTACGATGGGCCAATAAAGGATGCATTTCGGTGCAATTTACAATTGGAGGAATCAACTTGGGCCTGACAAAGGGGTCTAAAACACACAGTCACATTTCCAAAGGTGATGATTTAGGATATCATTTTGACGAATTAGATGGAACTGCATCTAAAATACCTGGTATTGAAGTTCAGCTACTAAATGTCCATTTAGTCCACGGTGAAGACCAACAACAGGTTCAACAGAGATGGGATTCGTGGgccaaaattgaaagaaaaattggCTTAAATGATCGAACGGTGAAATTGGCATATGATCCCATAACTGGAGAACTCAAAACCTCTGCTAGAAAGAGATTAGAAACCAGATTGAgagaaaaactaaaaaaagaTAAGTCACGTAATCGTAACAAGGAAGGTAGCCCTAATATTGAAACAGAATTAAAAGCCTTGAGTATTAGTGATGATTCGGTTAGGGAATCTCATATCCCAATGCATTTTGCTAAAATCGAAGAGCAGAAATTTCAAGGAGTTGTCACTCCAATCGATATCTTGAAAATTACtaaattgattgaagcATCCAAATCGGTCGTTGTTTGTGGAGATACTAACTATAGACTTGATCTTGAAAACAACTCATCGAATCAGGGTGCTATCCACGAATACGTGAGTAAAGGCCTGTGGAATAAAATATACAAGGATGATCAGTTAAGGAAAGAGATGCTTGCAAAAAGAGTATTTGTGGGATTTGAGGAACTACCTGTTAAATTTGCCccaactttcaaaattttaaaCAACTCTTATGGGAAGTGGGCGTACCAGGAAGTACCACAAACCTCCCATCAAAGCTCTTCGGACGATGTGAGTAATAAACGGCAAAGGAAACCTGTGCCAGTTGAACACTTAAAAATGGAATCACCATATTATATTCCAAGGTATGACGGCAAGCGCCTACCAGCGTACACTGACCGGATTGTCTATACCAATCGTCCTTACTTTCGAAACCTTGACCAATCGTATAGCTCCATAGCTATTAGAGGGTCTGATCATCTACCAGTGGCTGCATCATATGTGATTGATGCACCTTTAGTTCAACAGTCCAAACTTAACGCCATAAAGGGACAATTTAACAATGTGTGGGATAGTATCATAAACACTCTGCAATTTCTAGGAGTTACTAACAAGATTACTATTATACATGGCATTACTAGTAGATTTGCAAATTCTGAATTAGAGTCTATGAAAGGCCAAGTTATTGAAACGTTGCCGCTGAAAGCAGGCCATATTAAATTTGCAGCAATGGCGGGTGAAACTATATCTATCAAAATTGGTATTCAAAACATTGTAGATGAATCATTCGAGCTTGTCATAAAAGAGCAAAGCGGTCGGGAATGGTTTGGTACGAAGATTGATATTGATTGCaaggaaatcaaggaaGGAGAGACAACAACCCAAAATGACAAATCTTCTAATTCCGTTTCTACCATTGGATCCCACAGGATGGGTGAGATTATTTTAACTTTTAAGCAGTCTTCTCCAGGAAAGTTGGAAAGAACGTTCATCGCAGAGATTCCTGAATATTCTCTATGTCCCGCTTACAGGAAGTTCTTTGCACTATCTGTTGATATCAAGGatatttttggtgtttCACTGGATGAGATTACTGAatctgaattttcaaatatcaaaaattgctttgaatttgtttttcataaTTCAACTACAGGTGTTTTAGAACGGATGGAAGCGATCAgttcaattgatgatttcaatgattttgaatggATATTGGTTAGAGAAGTAACTCTGTGGGGGTTCGAATCTGAAAagtattcaaatttaaacGGCACCTTGAGCCCCAAAGAGAATTTGGGGACTGTTACAGTCATGTCATTTTTATACACGTGGCTAAAATCTCAAACTGGAAACCTGCGTGCCAATAGCTCAAGAAGTAAGATGACATTTACATACGTAATCAAGCTCATTAAATTTTTCCAACTGGATGCTGAACAAGGCTACAATCTTTTTGGGTGGTTGTTTGCTGATGAATATGAGCTTGCTGATTATTTAGAGCAAGATTCCGACATCAAAGTGAATCTTTAA
- a CDS encoding uncharacterized protein (PKUD0B11340; similar to Saccharomyces cerevisiae YLR009W (RLP24); ancestral locus Anc_5.233): MRIYSCHFCSSPVYPGHGITFVRNDAKEFRFCRSKCHKNFKQRRNPRKLKWTKAFRKAAGKELAVDTTLTFAKRRNVPVRYNRDLVQTTLKAMARIEEIRQKRERAFYKNRMRGNKERALALDKKLVEENPELLKMRDVELRIREEKRLAREERQRQEEEMEEDDEDEEMEISEDEEQQEEEPQKILLTNKRRSKVKF, from the coding sequence atgagAATCTATAGTTGCCATTTTTGTTCATCCCCAGTTTATCCTGGCCACGGAATAACATTTGTTCGTAACGATGCCAAGGAATTCAGATTTTGTCGTTCCAAGTGCCATAAAAATTTTAAACAGAgaagaaatccaagaaaaCTTAAATGGACTAAAGCTTTCCGTAAAGCAGCTGGTAAAGAATTGGCTGTTGATACTACCCTAACCTTTGCTAAGAGAAGAAATGTCCCAGTTAGATACAACAGAGACTTAGTTCAAACCACCCTGAAGGCCATGGCGagaattgaggaaattagACAAAAGAGAGAACGTGCGTTCTATAAGAACAGAATGAGAGGTAACAAGGAGAGAGCATTAGCTTTGGATAAGAAATTGGTGGAGGAGAACCCagaattattgaagatgaggGACGTCGAATTAAGAATAAGGGAAGAAAAGAGACTCgcaagagaagaaagacaaagacaagaggaagaaatggaagaagacgacgaagacgaagaaatggaaatctCCGAAGACGAAGAACAACAGGAAGAAGAACCTCAAAAGATTTTGCTCACAAACAAGAGAAGATCCAAGGTCAAGTTTTAA
- a CDS encoding uncharacterized protein (PKUD0B11330), producing MLRVHRDLLKSQFKLNHTSRRFISDKFEVGDYAIITPLKKSSTKKTWLTRPLKDSPSAKANLNFGSIPHSELLNSSPMGKVHTIETRSQLAKYVCSRPTLEQWINYSKRMAAPIYSLDAQAIVSLTDMHIDYPEPPTEDGATVTPLQFLEAGTGHGSLTMAISKALHPANALAHYSKDLNLRGAVLHTIDCDKNHSITGKRTVKGFRRGIYEKNVEFHVCESPSKWIESEEGHNWIGIEKISKKLQNLDYDPDEPNAFLSGIFLDMPNYHEEMIKLTPYLKTGGFVVVFCPSITQIVDAIELIAIKNEELSKLDPPNSLHLEHERTVQLLDGAGGGLKEWDTRRTKIRATGKTAYSVRPKVGIRTVAGGFVSIWRKTGKDVNLEMELDLIDNYEPKPKEEASPVKQEEKTSAGELASKAFPVNSNSSSERKLTKEEKLALFSDDLLSSTSDVFQEIEEAKENEEILEDELATQSQLDLSTVNQDFKVEEATLIPHSVLHTVYRSHHGDPDVYAGYMANVYALETMVPDDLIEEVTYGGEVKEARNPGITEASGVSESAGKKTNVKKTWTKHSL from the coding sequence ATGTTGAGGGTTCATAGAGATCTGCTGAAATCTCAATTCAAACTTAACCATACCAGTAGGAGGTTTATTTCGGACAAGTTTGAAGTGGGCGATTATGCCATCATTACACCactgaaaaaatcatcaactaaAAAAACATGGTTAACTAGACCTTTAAAAGACTCACCGTCAGCTAAGGCGAATTTGAACTTTGGTAGTATTCCACATTCGGAGTTGTTAAACTCCTCTCCGATGGGAAAAGTCCATACCATTGAAACACGTTCCCAGCTTGCTAAATATGTATGTTCTCGTCCGACCCTTGAACAATGGATTAATTATTCCAAGCGAATGGCAGCTCCAATTTACTCCTTGGATGCACAAGCAATAGTTTCCTTGACGGACATGCACATTGACTATCCGGAGCCGCCAACAGAAGATGGCGCAACGGTCACACCGTTACAATTTTTAGAGGCCGGTACTGGCCACGGTAGTTTGACCATGGCTATTTCGAAAGCTTTACATCCAGCTAATGCGTTAGCACATTATTCcaaagatttgaatttgcGTGGTGCTGTCTTGCACACTATTGATTGTGACAAGAACCATAGCATAACAGGTAAGAGAACTGTGAAAGGTTTCAGAAGAGGTATATATGAAAAGAATGTTGAGTTCCACGTTTGTGAAAGTCCTAGTAAGTGGATTGAATCAGAGGAAGGTCATAATTGGATTGGGATAGAGAAAATTTCGAAGAAACTCCAGAATCTAGACTATGACCCTGATGAACCAAATGCGTTTTTATCTGGTATTTTTCTAGATATGCCAAACTATCATGAGGAAATGATTAAATTGACCCCATACTTGAAAACTGGAGGGTTTGTTGTAGTTTTTTGTCCAAGTATTACACAGATTGTAGATGCGATAGAACTCATTGCAATTaagaatgaagaattgTCTAAATTGGATCCACCGAATTCTCTACATTTAGAGCATGAAAGGACAGTTCAACTGTTGGATGGAGCAGGGGGTGGTTTGAAAGAATGGGATACAAGAAGAACCAAAATTAGAGCAACAGGTAAAACGGCTTATTCTGTACGCCCGAAAGTTGGTATTAGAACTGTCGCAGGTGGTTTTGTCTCTATATGGAGAAAAACAGGTAAAGATGTTAATCTTGAAATGGAGcttgatttgattgacaACTATGAACCTAAACctaaagaagaagcttCTCCTGTTaaacaagaggaaaaaacCTCTGCGGGGGAACTTGCTAGCAAAGCGTTTCCGGTTAATTCCAACTCTTCATCGGAAAGGAAGttaacaaaagaagaaaaattagCACTGTTTTCTGATGACCTTctatcttcaacatcagaCGTTTTCCAAGAAATCGAAGAAgccaaagaaaatgaagagattttggaagatgaaTTAGCCACCCAATCTCAGCTTGATTTATCTACAGTAAACCAAGACtttaaagttgaagaggCTACGCTGATTCCACATTCAGTCTTGCATACTGTTTATCGTTCTCATCATGGCGACCCTGACGTATATGCAGGATATATGGCGAATGTTTATGCGCTCGAAACTATGGTTCCTGACGATTTAATTGAGGAAGTGACATATGGGGGCGAAGTTAAGGAAGCAAGAAACCCGGGGATAACAGAGGCATCTGGTGTGTCTGAGTCAGcagggaaaaaaacaaatgtGAAAAAGACATGGACAAAACATAGTCTATAG